One Chitinophaga sp. H8 DNA window includes the following coding sequences:
- a CDS encoding HAD family hydrolase, whose translation MMLLATDLDGTFLGGSEEDRHCLYSLIREQEQIRLVFVTGRGVESVTALLNEGVIPHPEYIICDVGGTILHGNTLEPVTAVQMNIAAIWPGGDRVRESMKDIAGLRYQEVYQQHRCSFFYDASTDVNAVRAVATALSCDVVQSAGKYLDVLPKGVNKGATLKQLIQLIDYPADSILVAGDTMNDSTLYDAGYKGVVVGAAEPELLAYTAGKSHVMQANIAGAGGIIEAMQHFPEFCRYIAGTGK comes from the coding sequence TTTTTTAGGCGGAAGTGAAGAAGACAGGCATTGCCTGTACAGCCTTATCAGAGAGCAGGAGCAGATAAGATTGGTATTTGTAACAGGCCGGGGAGTTGAAAGTGTAACTGCCTTATTGAATGAAGGTGTAATCCCACATCCGGAATATATTATTTGTGATGTGGGAGGTACTATTTTGCATGGCAACACATTGGAGCCTGTAACTGCAGTACAGATGAATATAGCTGCTATCTGGCCCGGAGGAGACCGGGTGCGGGAAAGCATGAAGGATATTGCGGGGCTACGGTACCAGGAGGTATATCAGCAGCATCGCTGTTCTTTTTTCTATGATGCTTCTACAGATGTGAATGCAGTGAGGGCAGTAGCCACAGCATTGTCATGCGATGTAGTACAATCTGCCGGAAAATACTTGGATGTATTACCTAAAGGAGTGAATAAGGGAGCTACCTTGAAGCAGTTAATACAATTGATTGATTATCCGGCAGATAGTATATTGGTGGCAGGCGATACGATGAATGACAGTACCCTCTATGATGCTGGTTATAAAGGTGTAGTTGTAGGAGCGGCAGAGCCGGAGTTGCTGGCATATACTGCAGGTAAATCACATGTTATGCAGGCAAATATTGCGGGTGCAGGAGGGATTATAGAGGCGATGCAGCACTTTCCCGAATTTTGCAGATATATAGCAGGAACAGGGAAATAA
- a CDS encoding PAS domain-containing protein: MRHTPLRITYICLLFAAIWVSGHYSIRQMAHISPDSNYRLPVVIFDIAFIIISILLIYLLFQKTYRYRQYEQLFKHHPIPIWIYEKSTLKFLSVNQAAIDKYGYSKKEFLNLTITDIRDETEIAQLMENIRLKCDGVEYRGKWKHRKKNGENFYVEIYAHSGKYYGKEVRIIMAKDIDAQIQANRRTKELQALQQQEINKLSLVASKTKNAVLITNAYQEIEWVNEGFIAQFGFTMEEILGKRPRHFLLGDHADASTLSGIEELMQKKEAFTSELLTYHKNGHPFWVRVDVSPVLNEKNEIEKFVAIITDVTERKKFVHQLEEQNQALRQIAWIISHEVRRPVVSILSITDLFDKSNTDKALNGQLMDWLKISTTQLDEIIHKIDHRVKQLE, encoded by the coding sequence ATGCGCCATACCCCATTGAGGATCACCTATATCTGTCTGTTATTTGCAGCAATATGGGTGAGCGGGCACTACTCAATACGGCAGATGGCCCATATTAGCCCAGATTCCAACTACCGCCTGCCCGTTGTTATCTTTGATATAGCATTTATCATTATCTCCATACTCCTCATTTACCTGCTGTTTCAGAAAACCTACAGATACCGGCAATATGAACAATTGTTTAAGCACCATCCTATTCCAATATGGATATACGAAAAGAGTACTTTAAAGTTCCTGTCCGTTAATCAGGCTGCTATAGATAAATACGGATATAGTAAAAAGGAGTTCTTAAATCTTACTATCACAGATATCAGGGACGAAACGGAGATAGCACAACTGATGGAAAATATCCGGCTAAAATGTGATGGCGTAGAATACCGGGGTAAATGGAAACACCGCAAAAAGAACGGAGAAAATTTTTATGTAGAGATATACGCGCATTCCGGTAAATACTATGGTAAGGAAGTGCGCATTATTATGGCCAAAGATATTGATGCACAGATACAAGCAAACCGGAGGACAAAAGAACTGCAGGCACTGCAGCAACAGGAAATAAATAAACTTTCCCTGGTAGCAAGTAAAACAAAAAATGCAGTGCTTATTACTAATGCCTACCAGGAAATAGAATGGGTGAATGAAGGCTTTATTGCCCAGTTTGGATTTACAATGGAAGAAATACTGGGTAAAAGACCCCGGCACTTTTTATTGGGAGATCATGCAGATGCATCTACACTCAGTGGAATAGAAGAGCTGATGCAAAAGAAAGAAGCCTTTACAAGTGAGCTGCTTACTTATCATAAAAACGGGCACCCCTTCTGGGTAAGGGTAGATGTATCTCCTGTGCTCAATGAAAAAAATGAAATTGAAAAATTTGTAGCCATCATCACGGATGTTACAGAACGTAAAAAGTTTGTACACCAGCTGGAAGAGCAAAACCAGGCGCTGCGCCAGATAGCCTGGATTATTTCGCATGAGGTAAGAAGACCGGTGGTATCTATTCTGAGTATTACAGATCTGTTTGACAAGAGTAATACAGACAAGGCATTAAACGGCCAACTGATGGACTGGCTAAAGATATCCACCACACAACTGGACGAAATCATCCACAAAATAGACCACCGGGTAAAGCAGCTTGAGTAA
- a CDS encoding flavin reductase family protein: MADLFLQLRIIKVIKEAPGTLTYQLENTTAQPVVYQPGQFLTFVIQLHGTEYRRSYSFSSTPGIDPYMSVTVREKENGEISRHILRTWKAGDIITTLLPSGRFTLDNIARQPRDIFLFAAGSGITPLFSLLKHLLYREPTAQIILVYSSTDIARTIFYEQIQQLQEKFGAQLTCLYYFSNEPLPSNPYRRLSNILLEPMVRAQMQHNPADAQFFLCGPPDYMRMITLTLIFMGFTQEQLHKENFVVNTDARIAKTPVPKDSTPRQVRIHFHQQEHLLHIPGNQNILSSAQQQGLALPYSCKGGVCGSCTAKCTEGKVWMAVNEVLTDKEITQGFILTCVGYVTSEQATIEL; this comes from the coding sequence ATGGCTGATCTGTTTCTTCAACTAAGGATAATAAAAGTTATTAAGGAAGCGCCTGGTACGCTCACTTATCAACTGGAAAACACTACTGCACAACCAGTCGTTTACCAGCCAGGACAATTCCTGACTTTCGTAATACAACTGCACGGCACTGAATACCGCCGTTCCTATTCTTTCAGCTCTACCCCCGGTATTGATCCATATATGTCTGTGACAGTACGTGAAAAGGAAAACGGGGAAATATCCCGGCATATCCTGCGTACCTGGAAAGCAGGCGATATCATTACCACCCTGCTGCCAAGTGGCCGGTTTACGCTGGATAATATTGCCCGTCAACCAAGGGACATATTCCTCTTTGCTGCCGGTAGCGGTATCACCCCCTTGTTTTCCCTGCTAAAACACCTGCTGTATCGTGAGCCCACTGCACAGATTATACTCGTTTACAGCAGTACGGATATCGCAAGAACTATCTTTTACGAACAGATACAGCAACTGCAAGAAAAATTTGGCGCACAGCTTACCTGTCTTTACTATTTCAGTAATGAACCCCTGCCTTCCAACCCATACCGCCGCCTCAGCAATATTTTGCTGGAGCCAATGGTCCGGGCACAAATGCAGCATAACCCGGCAGATGCGCAATTCTTCCTTTGCGGCCCACCAGATTATATGCGTATGATCACACTTACGCTGATCTTCATGGGCTTCACACAAGAACAACTGCATAAGGAAAACTTTGTGGTAAATACAGATGCCAGAATTGCTAAAACCCCTGTTCCGAAAGACAGTACCCCCAGACAGGTACGTATTCATTTCCATCAGCAGGAACACCTGTTACATATTCCTGGTAACCAGAATATCCTTAGCAGTGCACAGCAGCAAGGTCTTGCACTACCTTACAGCTGTAAAGGTGGGGTATGCGGTTCCTGTACTGCCAAATGCACGGAAGGAAAGGTATGGATGGCAGTAAATGAAGTACTAACCGACAAGGAAATAACCCAGGGATTTATTCTTACCTGTGTAGGCTATGTAACCAGTGAGCAGGCTACTATTGAATTGTAA
- the dxs gene encoding 1-deoxy-D-xylulose-5-phosphate synthase: MNITAGQLLGQIAYPSDLRKLSKEQLHQVCEELRQYIIDVVSVHGGHFAASLGVIELTVALHYVFNTPYDQLVWDVGHQAYGHKILTGRREAFPTNRKYKGLSGFPKRDESPYDTFGVGHSSTSISAALGMAMASHYKGEFDRQHIAVIGDGAMTAGMAFEALNHAGVANANVLIILNDNCMSIDPNVGALKEYLTDITTSPTYNKIRDDVWHLLGKLPVGKRFTREMASKLEASLKGVVSRSSNLFEALKLRYFGPIDGHNITKLTDTLQDLKDIPGPKLLHIVTTKGKGYALAEKDQTTWHAPGLFDKITGEIFKKQVEKPQPPKYQDVFGHTIIELAEQNDKIMGITPAMPSGSSLKFMMEKMPDRAFDVGICEQHAVTLSAGLATQGMRVFCTIYSSFMQRAFDQAVHDVAIQQLPVVFCLDRAGLVGEDGPTHHGAYDIAYMRSIPNVIVSAPMNEEELRNLMYTAQLPSNQQPFVIRYPRGQGVMPEWRTPFREIKPGTGRKIRDGKDVAILSFGHPGNFVVEACKELANDDLQPAHYDMRFTKPLDEAMLHEVFSKFNKVITVEDGAVQGGFGSAVLEFMAAHNYTAQIKMLGIPDRIIEHGKPEELYRECGYDAAGIARTAREMLKSKITVIA; this comes from the coding sequence ATGAATATTACGGCAGGTCAATTGTTGGGCCAGATAGCATACCCCTCCGATTTGCGCAAACTGAGCAAAGAGCAACTACACCAGGTGTGTGAAGAACTGCGGCAGTACATTATTGATGTAGTGAGTGTACATGGCGGTCATTTCGCTGCCAGCCTGGGTGTGATAGAGCTGACGGTGGCATTACATTATGTGTTCAATACACCTTATGACCAGTTGGTATGGGATGTAGGCCACCAGGCCTATGGCCATAAAATATTGACGGGCCGTAGGGAGGCTTTTCCAACCAACCGTAAATACAAAGGGCTTAGCGGCTTCCCTAAAAGGGATGAAAGCCCCTATGATACTTTTGGCGTAGGGCATTCCTCTACTTCTATCTCTGCGGCACTGGGGATGGCCATGGCCTCCCACTATAAAGGAGAATTTGACCGGCAGCATATTGCTGTGATCGGTGATGGCGCCATGACAGCCGGTATGGCCTTCGAAGCACTTAACCATGCTGGTGTGGCCAATGCCAATGTGCTGATTATCCTGAACGATAACTGCATGTCTATTGATCCCAATGTAGGTGCACTGAAAGAATATCTTACCGATATTACCACATCGCCTACTTATAATAAGATCCGGGACGATGTATGGCACCTCCTCGGCAAATTGCCCGTAGGCAAACGGTTTACCAGAGAAATGGCCTCCAAGCTGGAAGCCAGCCTGAAAGGGGTGGTATCCCGCTCCAGCAACCTGTTTGAAGCACTTAAACTGCGCTATTTTGGCCCTATAGATGGCCATAATATCACCAAACTGACAGATACCCTCCAGGATCTGAAAGACATTCCAGGCCCTAAACTGCTGCATATCGTTACCACCAAAGGTAAAGGCTATGCACTGGCAGAAAAGGATCAGACCACCTGGCATGCACCAGGGCTGTTTGACAAAATCACCGGCGAAATATTCAAAAAGCAGGTGGAAAAACCTCAGCCTCCAAAATATCAGGACGTATTCGGACATACCATCATTGAACTGGCTGAACAGAACGACAAGATAATGGGGATCACCCCCGCCATGCCTTCCGGTTCTTCCCTGAAATTCATGATGGAAAAAATGCCCGACCGCGCTTTTGATGTGGGTATTTGCGAACAACATGCCGTGACCCTTTCGGCCGGACTGGCTACCCAGGGTATGCGCGTGTTCTGCACCATTTACTCTTCCTTCATGCAGCGGGCTTTTGACCAGGCAGTACATGATGTAGCTATCCAGCAACTGCCGGTAGTTTTTTGCCTGGACCGGGCAGGACTGGTAGGAGAGGACGGCCCTACCCACCACGGTGCATATGATATCGCTTACATGCGCAGCATTCCGAATGTAATTGTGAGTGCTCCGATGAATGAGGAAGAATTACGCAACCTCATGTATACAGCCCAGCTGCCTTCCAACCAACAACCTTTTGTGATCAGATACCCAAGGGGACAAGGTGTAATGCCCGAATGGCGTACGCCCTTCCGTGAAATAAAGCCCGGTACCGGTCGTAAAATACGGGATGGAAAAGATGTGGCTATCCTCTCTTTCGGACATCCGGGCAACTTTGTCGTGGAAGCCTGCAAAGAACTGGCTAATGATGACCTGCAACCTGCGCATTATGATATGCGTTTTACCAAACCGCTGGATGAAGCAATGCTGCACGAAGTGTTCAGCAAATTCAACAAAGTGATCACGGTAGAAGACGGGGCTGTTCAGGGTGGATTCGGTAGTGCTGTACTCGAATTTATGGCAGCACATAACTATACTGCGCAAATAAAAATGCTGGGTATTCCTGACAGGATCATTGAACATGGTAAACCGGAAGAACTGTACCGCGAATGTGGTTACGATGCTGCCGGTATTGCTCGTACTGCCAGGGAAATGCTCAAAAGTAAAATAACTGTAATCGCATAA
- a CDS encoding sensor histidine kinase: MFKHISKYWWCQAMGWMAYFGGTIYFSYAIEGKLSGLLIVNLLIFIAVGIVSTHLLRGIINTHNWLLFSFEKQVLLFLALVLSTGIILYLGSASITNLLREPGGKKTLSERSVLEIMSTSLLSGIWWLIYFIWHYIARNQNTEVDKLKLESTVKELELKTIKSQLNPHFIFNALNSIRALVDENPQRARTAITELSNILRSSMQAEKVEMVSLENELNIVKDYLALEHIRFEERLKVQYDIEQDTLGLPIPPMMLQTLVENAIKHGISRQVNGGVVRITSRMKELQHEITIENTGQIGEHMNEDGFGLQSTRQRLSLLFGKRASFDIHNMNEQTVEAKVLMPLF, translated from the coding sequence ATGTTTAAACATATATCAAAATATTGGTGGTGTCAGGCAATGGGGTGGATGGCATATTTTGGTGGAACTATTTACTTTTCCTATGCTATAGAAGGTAAATTGAGTGGGCTGCTGATTGTAAACCTATTGATTTTCATAGCTGTCGGGATCGTTTCTACACATTTGCTCCGTGGAATCATCAACACACACAACTGGTTATTATTTAGTTTTGAGAAGCAGGTGTTGTTGTTTCTGGCGTTGGTATTAAGTACGGGGATTATCCTATACCTGGGGTCTGCTTCTATTACGAATCTGCTACGGGAGCCCGGTGGGAAGAAGACCCTTTCGGAAAGGTCAGTGCTGGAAATTATGAGTACTTCCCTGCTATCCGGGATCTGGTGGCTCATTTACTTCATCTGGCACTACATCGCCCGGAATCAGAATACAGAGGTGGATAAGCTCAAGCTGGAGTCTACTGTAAAGGAGTTGGAGCTGAAAACGATTAAGTCGCAGCTGAACCCACATTTTATCTTTAATGCATTGAACAGTATACGGGCGTTGGTGGATGAAAATCCGCAGCGTGCGCGTACCGCTATTACAGAGCTGTCCAACATCCTGCGTAGCTCCATGCAGGCAGAAAAGGTAGAAATGGTGAGTCTGGAAAATGAGTTAAACATTGTAAAGGATTACCTGGCTTTAGAACATATCCGGTTTGAGGAGCGTTTAAAAGTACAGTATGATATAGAACAGGATACGCTGGGATTGCCTATTCCGCCAATGATGTTACAAACATTGGTGGAAAATGCCATTAAACATGGTATTTCGCGGCAGGTAAACGGAGGGGTGGTCAGGATTACCTCGCGGATGAAAGAATTACAGCACGAAATTACCATTGAAAATACCGGTCAGATCGGAGAGCACATGAATGAGGATGGATTTGGATTACAGAGTACCCGCCAACGTTTGAGCTTGTTATTTGGTAAGCGGGCATCTTTTGATATTCATAATATGAATGAGCAAACAGTGGAGGCAAAAGTATTGATGCCGCTGTTTTAA